attatcatattggttagggttaggttttttttttttttttgctacttcTACAGGTCTTTTCCTGTCTTCACCCAATAATACTCACATGATCAGCCGACCAAGCTGCACAGATGttattgatatatatttttattttatttatttatttatttattttaatttagagcTGCTCTTGAGAAATGACTGCCAAAAAGAAAGTGCAGTTGTATATTGGAagttatttgaacattttttttaacatttattggtATTATTCTGTATTAATATCATTCTTTACcatttaacagtaaaaataaatagtaaaagtTGGACTAATTGTTAAAATagcagcatattaatatttacaccAGGGCACCAATAAAATAGAATACTATTTGCACTGGAGTAAAAAATAACGTGCATTACTGTCTATGTGGGGTGTAGTTAGATTtcaccagtgttgggcagtaactagttacaagtaatgcattactgtaatagtatttctttccctggtaactagtagtgtaactaattactgatACAATTTTAGTAATAGtattacagttaccatccaAAAAAATGGGTAGTTACTGATTTGATGCCAATGATTTGAAATTCAAATATTTAGTCATCCCTATTAATGTTCATAATTGTTTCAAGACGTCACCAATGTAGCAAGCTAGCTTAGTCTGAAGAAGGATAAATGGAAATACagccattattttaattttttagggAGAAAACATCAACTGCACACATAAATTGTGGAGTGGTACTAAGAATAGACTTATATCTGTAACTTTAATTGATTCACACTTTTTTTGGGGGTGTAATGGAAAAGTAATGTCACTAGTAGAATAACTACATGCCTTTAAACATTTGTCATGCAACGTACCGTATCTTTGACtttcttttctctgtttttatATGCTTCTGAAGCTGGAGTTGACAGATCAGTATCAAAATTTTCACTGCtgtaaaaactaacaaaaactgTCTGGGTTGTGTCTGGTGTTGTTGTTGATTGAGCTTtggttgtggttgttggttcagccgTAGATGTAAGTTGTGTTGTTATTTCTGTAGGAGGGGCTGTAGTAGTAAACTGAGATGTAGTTGTAGGTGAGTTTGTTGTAATCAGGGTTGTAGATTGAGCTGTATTTGTTGGAGGCAGGGATGTTGTTGCTGTCTGCATTGTGGTGCTTTGTTCAGATTTAGTTGATTGTTCAGTTgtagatgttaaaacagttgtggttgttggttcagctgTAGATGTAAGTTGTGTTGTTGTTTCTGTTGGAGGGGCTGTAGTTGTGAACTGAGATGTAGTTGTAGGTGAGTTTGTTGTAAGCAGGGTTGTAGATTGAGCTGTATTTGTTGGAGGCAGGGATGTTGTTGCTGTCTGCGTTGTGGTGCTTTGTTCAGATTTAGTTGATTGTTCAGTTgtagatgttaaaacagttgtggttgttggttcagccgTAGATGTAAGTTGTGTTGTTGTTTCTGTTGGAGGGGCTGTAGTTGTGAACTGAGATGTAGTTGTAGGTGAGTTTGTTGTAAGCAGGGTTGTAGATTGAGCTGTATTTGTTGGAGGCAGGGATGTTGTTGCTGTCTGCGTTGTGGTGCTTTGTTCAGATTTAGTTGATTGTTCAGTTgtagatgttaaaacagttgtggttgttggttcagcagtagttgttaaaacagttgtggttgttggttcagaagtagatgttaaaacagttgtggttgttggttcagcagtagttgttaaaacagttgtggttgttggttcagcagtagatgttaaaacagttgtggttgttggttcagccgTAGATGTAAGTTGTGTTGTTGTTTCTGTAGGAGGGGCTGTAGTTGTAAACTGAGATGTAGTTGTAGGTGAGTTTATTGTAATCAGGGTTGTAGATTGAACTGTACTTGTTGTAGGCAGGGATGTTGTTGCTGTCTGCGTTGTGGTGCTTTGTTCAGATGAAGTTGATTGTTCAGTTgtagatgttaaaacagttgtggttgttggttcagcagtagttgttaaaacagttgtggttgttggttcagcggtagatgttaaaacagttgttgcTGTCTGCGTTGTGGTGCTTTGTTCAAATGCAGTTGATTGTTCTGTTGGAGATGTTGAAGCAACTGTGGTTATTTCAGCTGTAGATGTAAGTTGTGTTGTTGTTTCTGTAGGAAGGCTTGTAGTTGTAAGCAGAGTTTCAGTTGTAGCTGTGTTTGCTCTACCAGTTGTAGATTCAGTTGTTGCAGTTGTAGGTGAGTTTGATGATTCAGGTGCTTGCGTCGGTTTGGCAGTGGTTGTAAACAGAGTTTCAGTTGTTGCTGAGCAGAATTGTATCAGCTGTTGTGTCACTTTTAAGCAGTACTGTGTCGTTGGTGTAGCTGAGCTTGATGTAGCAGTCATGTTTGTTGTAACCACAGTTGTAGATTGAGCTGTACTTGCTGTAGGTAGGGATGTTGTTGCTGTCTTTATTGTGGTGCTTTGTTCTGCTgtagatgttaaaacagttatggttgttggttcagccgTAGATGtaagttttgttgttgtttctgtaGGAGGGGCTGTAGTAGTAAACTGAGATGTAGTTGTAGGTGAGTTTGTTGTAACCAGGGTTGTAGATTGAGCTGTATTTGTTGTAGGTAGGGATGTTGTTGCTGTCTGCGTTGTGGTACTTTGTTCAGATGTAGTTGATTGTTCAGTTGTAGATGTTGAagcagttgtggttgttggctCAGCTGTAGATGttgaaacagttgtggttgttggttcaagtgtagatgttaaaacagttgtggttgttgctACAGCAGTAGATGtaagttttgttgttgtttctgtaGGAGGGGCTGTAGTTGTAAACTGAGATGTAGTTGTAGGTGAGTTTGTTGTAAGCAGGGTTGTAGATTGAGCTGTATTTGTTGGAGGCAGGGATGTTGTTGCTGTCTGTGTTGTGGTACTTTGTTCAGATGTAGTTGATTGTTCTGTTGTAGATGTTGAagcagttgtggttgttggctcagctgtagttgttaaaacagttgatGTTGTTGATTCAGCAGTAGATGTAAGTTGTGTTGTTGTTTCTGTAGGAGGGGCTGTGGTTGTAAACTGAGATGTAGTTGTAGGTGAGTTTGTTGTAACCAGGGTTGTAGATTGAGCTGTATTTATTGTAGGCAGGGATGTTGTTGCTGTCTGCGTTGTGGTACTTTGTTCAGATGTAGTTGATTGTTCAGTTgtagatgttaaaacagttgtggttgttggttcagcagtagatgttaaaacagttgtggttgttggttcaactgtagttgttaaaacagttgtggttgttggttcagcagtagttgttaaaacagttgtggttgttggttcaactgtagttgttaaaacagttgtggttgttggttcaactgtagttgttaaaacagttgtggttgttggttcagttgtagatgttaaaacagttgtagTTGTTGGTTCAGCCGTAGATCTTAAAACAGTTGTAGTTGTTGGTTCAGTTgtagatgttaaaacagttgtagTTGTTGGCTCAGCCgtagatgttaaaacagttgtagTTGTTGGTTCAgttgtagttgttaaaacagttgtagTTGTTGGTTCAACCGTAGTTGTTAAACCAGTTGTAGTTGTTGGTTCAGCCGTAGACGTTAAAACAGTTGTAGTTGTTGGTTCAGTTGTAGTTGTTAAAatagttgtggttgttggttcagccgTAGACGTTAAAACAGTTGTAGTTGTTGGTTCAACTgtagatgttaaaacagttgtagTTGTTGGCTCAGCCgtagatgttaaaacagttgtagTTGTTGGTTCAgttgtagttgttaaaacagttgtggttgttggttcagccgTAGATGTTAAaccagttgtggttgttggttcaactgtagttgttaaaacagttatggttgttggttcagccgtagatgttaaaacagttgtggttgttggttcagttgtggttgttggttcagccgtagatgttaaaacagttgtggttgttggttcagccgTAGATGTTAAaccagttgtggttgttggttcaactgtagttgttaaaacagttgtggttgttggttcagcagtagatgttaaaacagttgtggtggTTGGTTCAAccgtagttgttaaaacagttgtggttgttggttcaactgtagttgttaaaacagttgtggttgttggttcaactgtagttgttaaaacagttgtggtcgttggttcaactgtagttgttaaaacagttgtggttgttggttcagcagtagttgttaaaacagttgtggttgttggttcagccgtagatgttaaaacagttgtggttgttggttcagccgTAGATGTTAAaccagttgtggttgttggttcagccaTAGATGTTAAaccagttgtggttgttggttcaactgtagttgttaaaacagttgtggttgttggttcagcagtagatgttaaaacagttgtggtggTTGGTTCAAccgtagttgttaaaacagttgtggttgttggttcaactgtagttgttaaaacagttgtggtcgttggttcaactgtagttgttaaaacagttgtggttgttggttcagcagtggatgttaaaacagttgtggttgttggttcagcagtagttgttaaaacagttgtgttgttggttcaactgtagttgttaaaacagttgtggttgttggttcagcagtggatgttaaaacagttgtggttgttggttcagcagtagttgttaaaacagttgtggttgttggttcaactgtagttgttaaaacagttgtggttgttggttcagccttagatgttaaaacagttgtggttgttggttcaactgtagttgttaaaacagttgtggttgttggttcaactgtagttgttaaaacagttgtggttgttggttcagcagtagttgttaaaacagttgtggttgttggttcaactgtagttgttaaaacagttgatgttgttggttcaactgtagttgttaaaacagttgatGTTGTTGGTTCAGCCgtagatgttaaaacagttgtggttgttggttcaactgtagttgttaaaacagttgtggtcgttggttcaactgtagttgttaaaacagttgtggttgttggttcagcagtagttgttaaaacagttgtggttgttggttcagccgtagatgttaaaacagttgtggttgttggttcagccgTAGATGTTAAaccagttgtggttgttggttcagccttagatgttaaaacagttgtggttgttggttcaactgtagatgttaaaacagttgtggttgttggttcagcagtagttgttaaaacagttgtggttgttggttcaactgtagttgttaaaacagttgtggttgttggttcaactgtagttgttaaaacagttgtggttgttggttcagcagtagttgttaaaacagttgtggttgttggttcagcagtagttgttaaaacagttgtggttgttggttcaactgtagttgttaaaacagttgtggttgttggttcaaccgtagatgttaaaacagttgtggttgttggttcaaccgtagttgttaaaacagttgtggttgttggttcaactgtagttgttaaaacagttgtggttgttggttcaactgtagttgttaaaacagttgtggttgttggttcaactgtagttgttaaaacagttgtggttgttggttcagaagtagttgttaaaacagttgtggttgttggttcaactgtagttgttaaaacagttgtggttgttggttcagtagatgttaaaacagttgtggttgttggttcaactgtagttgttaaaacagttgtggttgttggttcagcagtagttgttaaaacagttgtggttgttggttcagctgtagatgttaaaacagttgtggttgttggttcaactgtagttgttaaaacagttgtggttgttggttcagaagtagatgttaaaacagttgtggttgttggttcaaccgtagttgttaaaacagttgtggttgttggttcagcagtagttgttaaaacagttgtggttgttggttcagcagtagttgttaaaacagttgtggttgttggttcaactgtagttgttaaaacagttgtggttgttggttcagccgtagatgttaaaacagttgtggttgttggttcagcagtagttgttaaaacagttgtggttgttggttcaactgtagttgttaaaacagttgtggttgttggttcagcagtagatgttaaaacagttgtggttgttggttcagcagtagttgttaaaacagttgtggttgttggttcagcagtagatgttaaaacagttgtggttgttggttcaactgtagttgttaaaacagttgtggttgttggttcaaccGTAGTTGTTAagacagttgtggttgttggttcaaccgtagttgttaaaacagttgtggttgttggttcaactgtagttgttaaaacagttgtggttgttggttcaactgtagttgttaaaacagttgtggttgttggttcagaagtagatgttaaaacagttgtggttgttggttcaactgtagttgttaaatcagttgtggttgttggttcagcagtagttgttaaaacagttgtggttgttggttcagctgtagatgttaaaacagttgtggttgttggttcaagtagatgttaaaacagttgtggttgttggttcaactgtagttgttaaaacagttgtggttgttggttcagccttagatgttaaaacagttgtggttgttggttcaactgtagttgttaaaacagttgtggttgttggttcaactgtagttgttaaaacagttgtggttgttggttcagcagtagttgttaaaacagttgtggttgttggttcaactgtagttgttaaaacagttgatgttgttggttcaactgtagttgttaaaacagttgatGTTGTTGGTTCAACCgtagatgttaaaacagttgtggttgttggttcagcagtagatgttaaaacagttgtgcttgttggttcaactgtagttgttaaaacagttgtggttgttggttcagcagtagatgttaaaacagttgtggttgttggttcagcagtagatgttaaaacagttgtggttgttggttcaactgtagttgttaaaacagttgtggttgttggttcagcagtagatgttaaaacagttgtggttgttggttcaactgtagatgttaaaacagttgtggttgttggttcagcagtagttgttaaaacagttgtggttgttggttcaactgtagttgttaaaacagttgtggttgttggttcaactgtagttgttaaaacagttgtggttgttggttcagcagtagttgttaaaacagttgtggttgttggttcagcagttgttaaaacagttgtggttgttggttcaactgtagttgttaagacagttgtggttgttggttcaaccgtagatgttaaaacagttgtggttgttggttcaaccgtagttgttaaaacagttgtggttgttggttcaactgtagttgttaaaacagttgtggttgttggttcaactgtagttgttaaaacagttgtggttgttggttcaactgtagttgttaaaacagttgtggttgttggttcagaagtagttgttaaaacagttgtggttgttggttcaactgtagttgttaaaacagttgtggttgttggttcagaagtagatgttaaaacagttgtggttgttggttcaactgtagttgttaaatcagttgtggttgttggttcagcagtagttgttaaaacagttgtggttgttggttcagctgtagatgttaaaacagttgtggttgttggttcaactgtagttgttaaaacagttgtggttgttggttcagaagtagttgttaaaacagttgtggttgttggttcagcagtagatgttaaaacagttgtggttgttggttcaactgtagttgttaaaacagttgtggttgttggttcagcagtagatgttaaaacagttgtggttgttggttcaactgtagttgttaaaacagttgtggttgttggttcagcagtagatgttaaaacagttgtggttgttggttcaactgtagttgttaaatcagttgtggttgttggttcaactgtagttgttaaaacagttgtggttgttggttcagcagtagttgttaaaacagttgtggttgttggttcagctgtagttgttaaaacagttgtggttgttggttcagcagtagatgttaaaacagttgtggttgttggttcaactgtagttgttaaaacagttgtggttgttggttcagaagtagatgttaaaacagttgtggttgttggttcaactgtagttgttaaaacagttgtggttgttggttcagcagtagttgttaaaacagttgtggttgttggttcagctgtagatgttaaaacagttgtggttgttggttcaactgtagttgttaaaacagttgtggttgttggttcaagtagatgttaaaacagttgtggttgttggttcaaccgtagttgttaaaacagttgtggttgttggttcagcagtagttgttaaaacagttgtggttgttggttcagcagtagttgttaaaacagttgtggttgttggttcaactgtagttgttaaaacagttgtggttgttggttcagccgtagatgttaaaacagttgtggttgttggttcagcagtagttgttaaaacagttgtggttgttggttcaactgtagttgttaaaacagttgtggttgttggttcagcagtagATGTTAAagcagttgtggttgttggttcagcagtagttgttaaaacagttgtggttgttggttcagcagtagatgttaaaacagttgtggttgttggttcaactgtagatgttaaaacagttgtggttgttggttcaactgtagttgttaaaacagttgtggttgttggttcagtagatgttaaaacagttgtggttgttggttcaaccgtagttgttaaaacagttgtggttgttggttcagcagtagttgttaaaacagttgtggttgttggttcagcagtagttgttaaaacagttgtggttgttggttcagctgtagatgttaaaacagttgtggttgttggttcaactgtagttgttaaaacagttgtggttgttggttcagaagtagatgttaaaacagttgtggttgttggttcaaccgtagttgttaaaacagttgtggttgttggttcagcagtagttgttaaaacagttgtggttgttggttcagcagtagttgttaaaacagttgtggttgttggttcaactgtagttgttaaaacagttgtggttgttggttcagccgtagatgttaaaacagttgtggttgttggttcagcagtagttgttaaaacagttgtggttgttggttcaactgtagttgttaaaacagttgtggttgttggttcagcagtagatgttaaaacagttgtggttgttggttcagcagtagttgttaaaacagttgtggttgttggttcagcagtagttgttaaaacagttgtggttgttggttcaactgtagatgttaaaacagttgtggttgttggttcaactgtagttgttaaaacagttgtggttgttggttcaagtagatgttaaaacagttgtggttgttggttcaaccgtagttgttaaaacagttgtggttgttggttcagcagtagttgttaaaacagttgtggttgttggttcagcagtagttgttaaaacagttgtggttgttggttcagctgtagatgttaaaacagttgtggttgttggttcagcagtagatgttaaaacagttgtggttgttggttcagcagtagatgttaaaacagttgtggttgttggttcaaccgtagttgttaaaacagttgtggttgttggttcagcagtagttgttaaaacagttgtggttgttggttcagcagtagttgttaaaacagttgtggttgttggttcaactgtagttgttaaaacagttgtggttgttggttcagccgtagatgttaaaacagttgtggttgttggttcagcagtagttgttaaaacagttgtggttgttggttcaactgtagttgttaaaacagttgtggttgttggttcagcagtagatgttaaaacagttgtggttgttggttcagcagtagttgttaaaacagttgtggttgttggttcagcagtagatgttaaaacagttgtggttgttggttcaactgtagttgttaaaacagttgtggttgttggttcaaccGTAGTTGTTAagacagttgtggttgttggttcaaccgtagttgttaaaacagttgtggttgttggttcaactgtagttgttaaaacagttgtggttgttggttcaactgtagttgttaaaacagttgtggttgttggttcaagtagatgttaaaacagttgtggttgttggttcaactgtagttgttaaatcagttgtggttgttggttcagcagtagttgttaaaacagttgtggttgttggttcagctgtagatgttaaaacagttgtggttgttggttcaagtagatgttaaaacagttgttgttgttggttcagcagtagttgttaaaacagttgtggttgttggttcagctgtagatgttaaaacagttgtggttgttggttcaactgtagttgttaagacagttgtggttgttggttcaactgtagttgttaaaacagttgtggttgttggttcagcagtagatgttaaaacagttgtggttgttggttcaactgtagttgttaaaacagttgtggttgttggttcaactgtagttgttaaaacagttgtggttgttggttcaagtagatgttaaaacagttgtggttgttggttcaactgtagttgttaaatcagttgtggttgttggttcaaccgtagttgttaaaacagttgtggttgttggttcagctgtagttgttaaaacagttgtggttgttggttcagcagtagatgttaaaacagttgtggttgttggttcaactgtagttgttaaaacagttgtggttgttggttcaagtagatgttaaaacagttgtggttgttggttcaactgtagttgttaaaacagttgtggttgttggttcaactgtagttgttaaaacagttgtggttgttggttcaaccGTAGTTGTTAaaatagttgttgttgttggttcagttgtagatgttaaaacagttgtggttgttggttcagcagtagatgttaaaacagttgtggttgttggttcagttgtagatgttaaaacagttgtggttgttgtttCAGCCgtagatgttaaaacagttgtggttgttggttcaaccgtagttgttaaaacagttgtggttgttggttcagctgTAGATGtaagttttgttgttgtttctgtaGGAGGGGCTGTAGTTGTAAACTGAGATGTAGTTGTAGGTGAGTTTGTTGTAACCAGGGTTGTAGATTGAGCTGTATTTGTTGGAGGCAGGGATGTTGTTACTGTCTGCGTTGCGGTGCTTTGTTCAGCTGTAGTTGATTGTTCAGTTGTAGATGTTGAagcagttgtggttgttggttcagctgtagatgttaaaacagttgtgcttgtTGGTTCAGCTTTggatgttaaaacagttgtgcttgtTGGTTCAGCAGCAGacgttaaaacagttgtgcttgtTGGTTCAGCCGTAGACGtaagttttgttgttgtttctgtaGGAGGGGCTGTAGTTGTAAACTGAGATGTAGTTGTAGGTGAGTTTGTCGTAAGCAGGGTTGTAGATTGAACTGTACTTGTTGTAGGTAGGTATGTTGTTGCTGTCTGCGTTGTGGTGCTTTGTTCAGATGTAGTTGATTGTTCAGCCgtagatgttaaaacagttgtggttgttgtttCAGCCgtagatgttaaaacagttgtgattgttggttcaactgtagttgttaaaacatttgtggttgttggttcagccgTAGATGtaagttttgttgttttttctgtaGGATTGTCTGTAGTTGTAAACTGAGATGTAGTTTTAGGTGAGTTTGTTGTAACCTCAGTTGTAGATTGAGCTGTACTTTTTGAGGGTATGGATGTTGTTGCTGTCTGCGTTGTGGTGCTTTTTTCAGATGTAGTTGATTGTTCAGTTGTTGACGTTGAAGCAACTGTGGTTTCAGTTGTTGTTGAGCAGTATTGTATGTGCTGTTGTGTCAGTTCTAAGCAGAATTGTGTTGTCTGTGCAGCTGAGTATGATGTAACAGTCATAGATGCAGTTGTTGCAGTTGTAAGTGAGTTTGCTGAATCAGCTGATGCGCTACAAAACActgttattataaaaacaaatcaaagcaCAGAGCAATTTTAGAGCAATTGTCACATGTAAATAAGTAATAAgagaaataaagaatttgaaTGGTCAGTAACTTACAGACCTAAACTTAACACTGCAATTATCAGTGTTTTTCCACTCATCTTGGTAGCTGTCAAATAGACCACCTATAAACATATAATGCATAACATTAGCAAACATGTTAGAAATGGCAACAGTTTTGGCATGTCAGTGAAGTgagaaatttttttaaaatttcctGTGCATCAAAGACGATTTGTCATTTTTGCACAGTCCACATTAATGAAGATG
The sequence above is a segment of the Onychostoma macrolepis isolate SWU-2019 chromosome 07, ASM1243209v1, whole genome shotgun sequence genome. Coding sequences within it:
- the LOC131543910 gene encoding mucin-2-like; the encoded protein is MARTVLTTTAEPTTTTVLTSTAEPTTTTVLTTTVEPTTTTVLTTTAEPTTTTVLTTTAEPTTTTVLTTTVEPTTTTVLTSTSEPTTTTVLTTTVEPTTTTVLTSTAEPTTTTVLTTTAEPTTTTVLTTTAEPTTTTVLTTTVEPTTTTVLTSTEPTTTTVLTTTVEPTTTTVLTSTVEPTTTTVLTSTAEPTTTTVLTTTAEPTTTTALTSTAEPTTTTVLTTTVEPTTTTVLTTTAEPTTTTVLTSTAEPTTTTVLTTTVEPTTTTVLTTTAEPTTTTVLTTTAEPTTTTVLTSTAEPTTTTVLTTTVEPTTTTVLTTTVEPTTTTVLTTTVEPTTTTVLTSTAEPTTTTVLTTTVEPTTTTGLTSMAEPTTTTGLTSTAEPTTTTVLTSTAEPTTTTVLTTTAEPTTTTVLTTTVEPTTTTVLTTTVEPTTTTVLTTTVEPTTTTVLTTTVEPTTTTVLTSTAEPTTTTVLTTTVEPTTTTGLTSTAEPTTTTVLTSTAEPTTTTEPTTTTVLTSTAEPTTITVLTTTVEPTTTTGLTSTAEPTTTTVLTTTTEPTTTTVLTSTAEPTTTTVLTSTVEPTTTTVLTSTAEPTTTTILTTTTEPTTTTVLTSTAEPTTTTGLTTTVEPTTTTVLTTTTEPTTTTVLTSTAEPTTTTVLTSTTEPTTTTVLRSTAEPTTTTVLTSTTEPTTTTVLTTTVEPTTTTVLTTTVEPTTTTVLTTTAEPTTTTVLTTTVEPTTTTVLTSTAEPTTTTVLTSTTEQSTTSEQSTTTQTATTSLPTINTAQSTTLVTTNSPTTTSQFTTTAPPTETTTQLTSTAESTTSTVLTTTAEPTTTTASTSTTEQSTTSEQSTTTQTATTSLPPTNTAQSTTLLTTNSPTTTSQFTTTAPPTETTTKLTSTAVATTTTVLTSTLEPTTTTVSTSTAEPTTTTASTSTTEQSTTSEQSTTTQTATTSLPTTNTAQSTTLVTTNSPTTTSQFTTTAPPTETTTKLTSTAEPTTITVLTSTAEQSTTIKTATTSLPTASTAQSTTVVTTNMTATSSSATPTTQYCLKVTQQLIQFCSATTETLFTTTAKPTQAPESSNSPTTATTESTTGRANTATTETLLTTTSLPTETTTQLTSTAEITTVASTSPTEQSTAFEQSTTTQTATTVLTSTAEPTTTTVLTTTAEPTTTTVLTSTTEQSTSSEQSTTTQTATTSLPTTSTVQSTTLITINSPTTTSQFTTTAPPTETTTQLTSTAEPTTTTVLTSTAEPTTTTVLTTTAEPTTTTVLTSTSEPTTTTVLTTTAEPTTTTVLTSTTEQSTKSEQSTTTQTATTSLPPTNTAQSTTLLTTNSPTTTSQFTTTAPPTETTTQLTSTAEPTTTTVLTSTTEQSTKSEQSTTTQTATTSLPPTNTAQSTTLLTTNSPTTTSQFTTTAPPTETTTQLTSTAEPTTTTVLTSTTEQSTKSEQSTTMQTATTSLPPTNTAQSTTLITTNSPTTTSQFTTTAPPTEITTQLTSTAEPTTTTKAQSTTTPDTTQTVFVSFYSSENFDTDLSTPASEAYKNREKKVKDTLTPFFTKALPSFKGLAVIRFRPGSIITEINVTFGTLPSDAEIVNTIMKANVTLNITSVTLREPFTTTTSATTTTTTPTTTPNTTEATTTTTTTSTANPNTTTTANPNTMTTANPNTTTTTTADPKTTTTTTTSTANPNTTTTANPNTTTTTTANPNTTTTTTTSTANPNTTTTTTTTNTTTTTASTANPKTTATSTTTAATTIRAPERTFAIQIVIIEVFVTALGDKKSPEFKSLATKVENMFNEVYKKKFGPRFIRTIVIAFVAVARTRAVSNVQAEVELVFSETSTEPIPSNTDIVETLKEAAADSTSNFNLTLDATSITVIREPFTTTTKATTTSTTTTTPTTTTTTPTTTTTTPTTTTTTPTTTTTTPTTTTTTTTTTAPARPLPTVAIQIVIIVVFVPALSNPQTPEFKSLATRVESMFNEIYKNKFGPRFIRTIVIAFIAVSRTRAVSNVQAEVELVFSETSTEPIPSNTDIVETLKEAAANSTSNFNLTLDATSITVIKSVQIIPLTILTNGTFMAALSNKNSTEFQNRASLIKAGLEPFFFADYPASFSTISITSFSNASVKLRSLPTIRNSMDLVFGAGTVLPNSTQIVKTVVRAAKNNTLPFQIFTSSIIINGTEYSSGEVSSRISVLTASFLVAVSLLVPWFN